The Stenotrophomonas sp. BIO128-Bstrain region CACGCGCGCCTGTCGCGCCTGCAGGCCCGGATCAACGAGCAGGCCGCGGCCATCTCCGAAAAGATGGTCGGCACCGTGCAGACCGTGCTGGTGGAAGGCCCCTCCAAGCGCAACCCGAACGAGCTGACCGGCAAGAGCGAGAACATGCGCTCGGTGAACTTCCCGGGTCACCCGCGCCTGATCGGCCAGTTCGTCGATGTGGTGATCACCGAGGCGTACAGCAATTCGCTGCGCGCGCGGATGGTGACGGCGGACTGAGCAAGGCATCGCGCGCGCCGGACCACGGCGCGCGCCCCCGGCGTGACGCTTTTTTGATCACGCCATCAGACCCGTTGCCGCACTAGGGCTGCGCGCAGCTATCCACAGCTTGCTGCACCGGCACTGCACAGGCGATGTGGAAAAGTAGCGGCGGCCCGACACCCGCGCTACCCTGTTCTCCCTTTCCCAGCTTGCGGCCCGGTCGGCTGGACCGGCGGCCGCCGGACGCAATGACCGCACTCGCACAACGCGACTTCACCCTCACCCCGGAAGACAACGAGCGCCTGGCCAACATGGCCGGCCCGTTCGACGAACATCTCCGCCAGGTGGAACTCAAACTCGGCGTGGAAATCGCCAACCGTGGGCACGTGTTCCGCGTGACCGGCCCCAAGGCCGTCGTCGCCGATGCGCAGGCCCTGATCGAAGCGCTGTACGCCGAAGCCGGCGACGTGGTGTTCGACAGCCATGCCATCCACCTGCGCCTGAACCAGGCCAACGTGGAGCAGGTGGCAGAACGCGCCTACGAGGCCCAGGAGGTGGCGATCAAGGTCAAGCGCGGCACCGTGCGCGGCCGGGGCGCCAACCAGGCCCGCTACCTGCACCAGATCACCACCCATGACATCAACTTCGGCATCGGCCCGGCCGGTACCGGCAAGACCTTCCTGGCCGTGGCCAGTGCGGTGGAAGCGCTCAACGAAGCGCGCGTGCAGCGCCTGATCCTGGTCCGCCCGGCGGTGGAGGCCGGCGAAAAGCTCGGCTTCCTGCCCGGCGACCTGAGCCAGAAGGTGGACCCGTACCTGCGCCCGCTATACGACGCGCTGTATGAAATGCTCGGCGTGGAAAAAGTGATCAAACTGCTGGAGAAGAACGTCATCGAGATCGCGCCGCTGGCCTACATGCGCGGGCGCACCCTCAACGATGCGTACGTGATCCTGGATGAAGCGCAGAACACCACGGTTGAACAGATGAAGATGTTCCTGACCCGCCTGGGCTTCGGCTCCACTGCGGTGGTCACCGGCGATCTCACCCAGACCGATCTGCCCAAGCACGTGAAATCCGGCCTGCGCGATGCCATCGAGGTCCTGCGCGATGTCGAGGGCGTGAGCTTCACCTTCTTCGAAGCGCGCGACGTGGTCCGTCATCCGCTGGTGGCGCGCATCGTCAGCGCTTACGATCGCCGCGATCTGCAACAGGTCCAACCCGGAGCGAACCCATGACCCGTGGTCCCGTACGCCTGGACGTCGCCATCAATTACGCCCTGCCCCGCGCGGGTCTGCCCTCGGCGGTGAGCTTCCGCAAATGGGTGGCCGCGGCCCTGAAAGGCCGCATCCGCGAGGCCGATCTGGCCATCCGCCTGGTCGATGCCAAGGAAGGTCAGTCCCTGAACCGGCATTACCGCGGCAAGGATTACGCGACCAACGTGCTCAGCTTCCCCGCTGAATTGCCGGAGGGCCTGCCCAAGGGCGTGAAGTTCCCGCTGCTGGGCGACCTGGTGATCTGCGCCCCGGTGGTTGCCCGCGAGGCCGACGAACAGGGCAAGGCGCTCAACGCCCATTACGCGCACCTGACCGTGCACGGCGTGCTGCACCTGCTCGGCTGGGACCATGAGGACGAGAAGGAAGCCGATGCCATGGAACAGCTCGAGCGCGACATCCTGGCCGAACTCGGCATCGCCGATCCGTATGCCGGCGAGCGCTGAGTCCCCCCTGCGCTGCGCTTGCTGATGTCTTCGCCATACAAGGATGTATGCCGCCATGCCGATGCCTGATCGACGCTCCGCCCTGGGCCCTGGGCCCTGCACTGCTCGCCCTGTCCCTGCTGGCGGGGGTGTATTCCGCCCTGGGCGCGCCAGGCCTGACCGCGCTGGCCCCGGCGGGGCGTGATCCCGGCGCCATCCGGATGGGCATGCTGGCGCTGTCGGCGGTGATCGCTTTGCTGTCATTGGCGCCGTCACGCAGCTGGTGGGCGGCCCGGCAGCGGCGCGCGCCGTTGTCCGCGAGCTGGACCCGCCGGCTGGCGGCGCTGTCAGCGGCCGTGTTCATCGGTGGCACCCTCACGTGCCTGTTCGCGGGCCTGATCCTGCCCCATCTGCTGGCCGACCCGGGCGGGGCAACGCTCACCGCCACCGGCTTCAGCGTGGTGGCCTGGTCAGGCCTGGCGGCCGCGCTGGCCGCTCCCCGGGGGTGGCGGACGCTGTATGCCTGGTCGCGGCGCGATGGTGCCCGACCGGCCCAATCGGCGACCTTCCGTGCCCGGCCGGTGCAGGTCGCCCTGCTGTTCGTGCTTGCCGCCGCCTTCGCACTGGTATTCGGGCGCGGACTGGTCGCCTCCACCGCCGGCGCCCCCGCGCTGATCCACCTGGGTGCGGTGGTGCTGCTGCTGTGTGCGGCGGGGATCGCGGTGGTCACCTTCACCGCCACCGTGCGCTGGCTGCTGCGCCGTCGCTGACGACCTGCCATGGCGGGCCGCCCCCCGCTATGATCGACGCCGCGTCCGTGCGCTGCACGCCTTTGTTGATGGACCTGTTCCGATGACCTCGTTGCGACCTGCCTGCCTGGCCCTGCTGGCCGCGCTTTCCGCCCCGGCCTTCGCCGAAGCGCCACCGCTGGACCTGCCCGCCCTGATCGAATGCCGCCAGCGCGTGAGCGACTACGAGGCGGTCGCCCCGGTCGTGGCCGACCCGCTCAAGGCAGTCGCCAACGGCCTGCAGCCGCTGCCGCAGACCAACCAGTTCATGACCGAATTCCGCCTGGCCGCGCCGATCACGGTGTTCGGCGAGCGCGCCGAGTACATCGCCGTCGCCGGGGCCAGCATCATGGCCATCCTGGACCTGGCCGACCCGCGCCCGCTGGCCAAGCGCCTGGCCCTGGAAGACGGCGTGGACACCCCCCGGAAATTCATGGCCGGGCGCGAGCTGGTCAGCCGCGACGTGACCGACCCGCGGACCGGCGAGGCCCTGATCGAATCGGTGATCCTGAGCCTGTCCACGGTCAACTCCCACCCGGGCAAGACCCTGGCCGGCTGCACCTACAGCCTGGACCTGCCGCCGGAGGAGGAAACACCGCCGGCCAGCCCCACCGCGGCCCCCTCGCCGGGCGTGAACCCGGCGGCGGCGAGGCGCTGACAGGCCCTCGCATCCTGATAGACTAAATCCAACGCCCGGCCTGCCGGGTGCCTTTTTTCCAGAGATGTCTGAAGACGACAGTAGTAGCTCCGCGCAGGAGCACAATGAAAAGAAGCGCAGCTGGCTCGAACGCCTGACCTCTGCCTTCTCCGGCGAACCCCACACCCGCGACGAGCTGGTGGCGGTACTGCACACCGCGCACGAAGACGGCCTGATCGCCGCGGACACGCTGCGGATGATGGAGGGCGCCATTTCGGTGGCCGAGCTCACCGTTGGCGACGTGATGATCTCGCGCTCGCAGATGGTCTCCCTGCCGGTCGAAGCCCCCTTCCTTGAACTGATGAAGCAGGTGGTCGAATCCGGCCATTCGCGCTTCCCGGTGCACGGCGACAACAAGGACGACATCCTCGGCATCCTGCTGGCCAAGGACCTGCTGCGCGGCGTGGTCGCCGACAACGGGCCGGCCAACATCCGCGAGCTGCTGCGCCCGGCGGTGCTGATCCCCGAGGCCAAGAAGCTCAACGTGCTGCTGAAGGAGTTCCGGCTCTCGCGCAACCACATGGCCATCGTGGTGGACGAGTACGGCGGTGTTGCCGGGCTGGTCACCATCGAGGACGTGCTGGAGCAGATCGTCGGCGAGATCGACGACGAGCATGACGAGGCCGAGGACCACACCTCTCAGATCGCGATCCAGGCCGATGGCCAGTACGTGGTCGACGCGTTGACCGCGATCGAGGATTTCAACGAGCGCTTCGGTGCCACCTTCCCCGACGATGACTACGACACCATCGGTGGCCTGGTCACCGAGGCGATCGGGCACCTGCCCGAAACCGGCGATGAGCTCACCCTGGATCGCTTCGTGTTCCGGGTGGCGCGTGCCGATGCCCGCCGCGTGCAGGCGTTCCACGTGACCGTGCTGCCGCCCGACACCCACAACGAGGATTGACCCACGCCATGCGGCCCCCTTTGAATCGGTGGTCGCTGTGCCGCCTGTTGTTCGTGTTGTCGCTGCTTGCGATGGCCAGCCTGCCCTTCGGGGCGCTGGCCGCGCAGGATGCCGCGCCCGCGCCCGCCACCGCGGCACCTGCCGGCGAGGCGCCGCGCATCGGCGTGGTCACCATGCAGCCGGGCGAGATCTTCTTCGAACGCTTCGGGCATGACGCGCTGGTGGTGGTCGATCCGGTCACTGGCGAAGCGACCTCCTACAACTTCGGTTACTTCGACCCGAGCGAGTCCGATTTCATCGGCAACTTCGTGCGCGGCGACATGATGTACTACCTGGTCGCGCTGCCGCTCGGGCAGGATCTTTCCTACTACCAGGAGAGCGGCCGCGGCGCGAGCGTGCAGTGGCTGGACCTGACGCCCGTGCAGGCGCGCACCCTGGCCGAATCGCTGGCCGAGCGCGCCAAGCCGGAAAACGCGCGTTACCACTACGATTACTACACCGCCAACTGCGCCACCATGGTCCGCGATGCGATCGATGGTGCCCTCGGTGGCGGCCTGCATTCGCAGCTGTCGGGGCGCTCGCGCGGCAACACCTACCGCAGTGAATCGGTACGCCTGGCCTCGCCCTCGCCGTGGATGTGGCTGGGCTTCGATATCGGCCTGGGCCCGTTTGCCGACCAGCCACTGTCGCGCTGGCAGGAAGCGTTCGTCCCGATGCGCCTGGCCGATGCGCTGCGCCAGGTCCGCAACAGCGAAGGGCGCCCGCTGGTGCAGGCCGAGCAGGAACTGCTGCCGCACCGGATCGCGCCGGAACCGAGCGAGTCTCCCCGCCGCTGGTGGCCGTGGCTGCTGTGCGGCCTGATCGCTGCCGCAGGCGTGGTCGCACTGCGGCGCCGGCGTCGTCTGCTTGGTGGCCTCGCGCTGCCGTTCTGGCTGTTCTGCGGTATTGGCGGCGCACTGCTGACCTACCTGTGGGGCTTCAGCGCGCACCAGGCCGCCTGGGCCAACCGCAACCTGCTGCAGCTCTCGCCGCTGTGCCTGCTGCTTGTCCCCGCCGCGGTCACCCTGCTGCGCGGCCGCGTGCCGCGCGCGTGGTTCCGGATCGTGCTGTGGGCGGTGGCCGGGCTGTCCCTGCTGGGGCTGGTGCTGCACTGGCTGACCCTGCAGGCGCAGTACAACCTGCAGTGGATCGTGTTGCTGCTGCCGATCCACGTGGCGCTGGCGTGGACGCTGGGCCGCCGTGACCTGCCCGTCACGGGCCGCTGACGCACGATGCCCGCCATGGATACCGTCACACCCGATAACCCCGCCTGCGTCATCAACTGCGTTCACTACGATGACCAGGGCAAACGCCACGACATCAGCCTGGATGCGATCAGCGATGTGATCGCCAGCGACAACGGCTTCGTCTGGGTCGGCCTGTACGAGCCCGATGACAGCGTGCTGCTGAAACTGCAGGAAGAATTCGGCCTGCATTCGCTGGCCATCGAGGACGCCCGCAACGCGCACCAGCGGCCCAAGGTCGAGGCCTACGGCAATTCGCTGTTCGTGGTGGTGACCACCGCGCAGATGGTGGACGAGCGGATCCGTTACGGCGAAACGCACGCCTTCCTCGGCCCGCGCTTCCTGGTCACGGTGCGGCACGGCGCGTCGCTCTCCTATGCCGCCCCGCGCGCCCGCGTGGAGCGCGAGCCGGAGCTGCTGCGCACCATGGGGCCCTCGTACTGCCTGTACGCGGTGCTGGATTTCGTGGTCGACAACTACCTGCCGATCACCCAGCGCTACCGCGACACGCTGGAACTGCTGGAGAAGGACATCTTCTCCGACAACTACAAACGCCACACCGTGGTGCGCCTGTACGAGCTCAAGCGCGAGCTCAACAAGATGCGCATGGCCGTGGCGCCGCTGCAGGACATGCTCTCGCAGATCAAGCGCTACCAGGGTGACCTGGTGCCGGACGAAGTGAAGCTGTACCTGCGCGACGTGCACGACCACGCGGTACGGATCAGCGATGTGATCGACACCCTGCGCGAAATGCTGGGCACCGCGCTGAGCGTGAATCTCTCGCTGGTTACCCTGGCCCAGGGCGAGACGGTCAAGCGCCTGGGTGCGTGGGCGGCGCTGCTGGCCGCCCCGACCCTGATCACCAGCTGGTATGGCATGAACTTCACGCACATGCCCGAGCTCGACAAGCCCTGGGCCTACCCGGCGATGATCATCGGCGTGGGTGCGGTGTGCGTGGGCCTGTACCGGTTGTTCAAGCGCGCGCGCTGGCTGTAGGCAGCGACCGTTGGTCGCTACGTTGGTGACCGTTGCTCGCTACGGCGGGCGACGGCTGGCCACGACGGTGGGTAGTGCCGGCCGCTGGCCGGCTCCTCCGGTGGCATGACCCTCATCTGATGTTCGCGGCCGTCCGGGGCATGGGCGTGAGCCGGCCAGCGGCCGGCACTACCCGGTTCATGGCGTCAGGCGACGTAGACGGTCTTGATGTTCATGAACTCATGGATGCCATGCTCGGCGAGTTCGCGGCCGAAGCCGGAACGTTTGCTGCCGCCGAAGGGGAGGCGCACGTCGCTCTTGACGATGGCGTTGACGAAGGCGGCACCACATTCCAGCTGTTGGGCGATGGCTTCGCCACGGGCCGCATCGGTGGTCCACACGCTGCCGCCCAGGCCGAAGGTGGTGTCATTGGCCACGCGCAGTGCTTCGGCGTCATCGCCGACCCGCAGGATCGCCGCGGCCGGACCGAACAGTTCTTCGTCGTAGGCCGGCATGCCGGGGGTGACGTTGTCCAGGATGGTCGCTGGATAACCGGCATGCGAACCGGCCACCGGCTCGCCGCCCAGCAGCAGCTTGGCGCCCTTGGCGATGCTGTCCTGCACCTGCTTGTGCAGTTCGTCGCGCAGGTCCGCGCGTGCCATCGGGGCCAGCGTGGTGTTCTCGTCCTGCGGATCCCCGTAGACGCGCTTGCCTGCAGCGGCGACGAACTTCTCCACGAACGCATCGGCGATCGCATCGACCACGATGAACCGCTTGGCCGCGATGCAGGTCTGCCCGCTGTTGTCGAAGCGTGACTTCACTGCTGCAGCCACCGTCTTTTCAAGATCGGCATCGTCCAGCACCACGAAGGCATCGCTGCCGCCCAGTTCCATCACGCACTTCTTGAGCTGGTCGCCGGCGTTGGCCGCGATGGAGCGCCCGGCGCGCTCGCTGCCGGTCAGCGTCACCGCCTTGACCCGCTTGTCGCGCAGCACTTCGGCGGCCTGGTCGTTGTCGATGTGCAGCACATCGAACACGCCTTCGGGCAGGCCGCCGTCGCGGCACACCGCCAGGATCAGGTCGGCGCACTGCGGCACGTTGCTGGCGTGCTTGAGCAGGGCCACGTTGCCGGCCATAAACGCCGGCGCGAGGAAGCGGAACACCTGCCAGATCGGGAAGTTCCAGGGCATCACCGCGAACACGCAGCCGATCGGCTCATAGCGCACGTAGCTGCGCTGGGCTTCGGTATCGATCAGCTGCGGCTTGAGGTAGTCAGCCGCATGGTCGGCGTAGAACTCGCAGGCCTCGGCGCATTTCTCGATCTCACCCAGCGCCTCCACCTTGAGCTTGCCCATCTCGGTGGTCATCGCGTGCTGGATGTCGCCCTTGCGTTGGCGCAGCTGGGCGGCAATCGCGCGCAGGATCGCCCCGCGCTCCTGCAGCGAACGCGCCGCCCAGGCCGGGAACGCCCCGGCAGCTGCCGCCAGGCGCTGCTCGACCTCCTTGGCGGTGAGCAGTTCATGGCGATACGTGACCTGGCCGGTCGCGGGATTGATGATGTCAGCGGTCATCACGGGTCTCCGAAAGTCAGACCCGCATTGTGCGCCCGGCCTCGTGAGCCGGATGTTGCCGGATCAGGGTGAACGCCGCGACACAGCGTCGCAGCAGCGCCCTGCCCCGGCACCGTTCAGATGGGGTCCTGCAGTGCCATCTGCATGTCACGCTGGCGGCGCTTCTCGGCCCGGGCCGTGATGTACCAGCCCACCACGGCCGCGATCGACACCGCCAACACCATCAAGGTGGCCAGCGCGTTGATCTCGGGCTTGATGCCCATCCGCACCGAGGAGAACACCTTCATCGGCAGCGTGGTGGAGTTGGGACCGGCCACGAAGCTGGCGATCACCACGTCATCAAGGGAGAGCGTGAAGGCCAGCAGCCAGCCGGCCACCAGCGCCGGGGCGATGATCGGCAGGGTGATCTGGAAGAACACCTTGAGCCGGCTCGCGCCAAGATCCATGGCGGCCTCTTCCAGCGAGCGGTCCAGCTCCTGCAGCCGCGAAGACACCACCACGGTCACGAAGGACAGAGTGAAGGTGACGTGCGCGATCCAGATGCTGGTCACGCCGCGGCTGGGAAAGCCGGGGATGCCGCCCATCGCCACCAGCAGGGTCATCAGCGAGAAGCCCAGGATCACTTCGGGCATCACCAGCGGTGCGGTGATCAACGCCCCGAACAGGGTCTTGCCCGGGAAGCGGCGCATGCGGGTCATCACCATCGCGGCCATCGTGCCGAGCACGGTGGCCGCGCAGGCGGTCCAGAATGCGACCTTCAGGCTGATCCACAGCGCGTCCAGGATCTGGCGGTTGTTGAACAGCTCACCGTACCAGCGCGTGGAGAAGCCCGACCACACCGTGGCCAGCTTGGAGGCGTTGAAGGAATACACCATCAACAACAGGATCGGCAGGTACAGGAAGGCGAAGCCCAGCCCGAGCAGGCTCCAGCCCAACCAGCGGTTGCTGCGCACCATGCTCATGCCAGCTTTCCTTCCAGCTCGCGCTGCTGCATGCGGTTGAACAGCAGGATCGGCACCAGCAGCAGGGCCAGCATCACGATCGCCACCGCCGAGGCCGTCGGCCAGTCGCGGTTGTTGAAGAACTCGCCCCACAGCACGCGACCGATCATCAGCGTGTCCGGCCCGCCCAGCATTTCCGGAATCACGAATTCACCCACGGCCGGGATCATCACCAGCATGCAGCCGGCGATGATGCCGGTGCGCGAGAGCGGCAGCGTGATCCGCATGAAGGCCTGCCACGGCTTGGCGCCGAGGTCGTAGGCGGCCTCGAGCAGGCGGTTGTCCAGCTTCACCAGGTTGGCGTACAGCGGCAGCACCATGAACGGCAGGTAGCAGTACACGATGCCGATGTAGGCTGCGGTCGGGGTATACAGGATCTGCAGCGGTGCATCGATCAGGCCCAGCTTGAGCAGCAGCTGGTTGAGCAGGCCGTTGCGGTCCAGGATGCCGATCCACGCATACACGCGGATCAGGAACGAGGTCCACGAGGGCAGCACCACCAGCATCATCGCCACGTTGCGTGCGGCCGGGCTCATCCGCGAGATCACATACGCCATCGGGTAGCCGATCAACAGCGTGAGCAGGGTCGAGATGACCGCGATCTTGATCGAGCTCAGGTAGGCCAGCAGGTACTGGTTGTCCTTGACCAGGGCCGCATAGCTGCCCAGGTTGAGCTTGAGCGAGAAGGCGCCGTCCACGTACTCCAGCAGCCAGGTGTACGGCGGCGAGCCGACCTGGGTGCGCGCGAAGGAGATCATCAGGATGATCACGAACGGCACCGCGAAGAACAGCAGCAGCCACAGGTACGGCGCGGCGATCACGCCGGCGCGCGTGCCCGGGAGCCAGCGCTTCCAGCCGGTCGCGCTCATGAGGTCAGCACCACGCCGTCGTTGTCGCGCCAGTGCACCCAGACGGTGTCGCCCCAGGTCAGGCCATCGCTGGCCCAGCGCTGCGAGTTGGCGAAGTTGGACAGCACCTTGGCCCCGCTCGGCAGGCGCACATGGAACACCGAGTGGCTGCCGAAGTAGGCGGTCTCCTCGATCACGCCCTGCGCCTTGTTGGTGTCGCCGGCCGGTTCGTCCTTGCCGATCATCACCTTCTCCGGGCGCAGCGCGAAGGCTACCGGCTGGCCTTCGTAGCCGGTGATGCCGTGGGCGACGTAGATCGGCGCAGGGAACAGCGGCGTGCGCACCGTGACGTATTCGGGCAGGTCCTCATCGAGCACCCCGTCGAACAGGTTCACCGAACCGATGAACTCGGCCACGAACCGGTTGGCCGGCTGTTCGTAGATTTCATCCGGCTTGCCGACCTGCTGGATCCAGCCGGCATCCATCACCGCGATCCGGGTGGCCATGGTCATGGCTTCTTCCTGATCGTGGGTGACCATCACGCAGGTCACCCCGGTGGTCTCGATGATGTTGACCAGCTCCAGCTGCATCTGCGAGCGCAGCTTCTTGTCCAGCGCGCCCATCGGCTCATCCAGCAACAGCAGCTTCGGGCCCTTGGCCAGCGACCGCGCCAGCGCCACGCGCTGCTGCTGGCCACCGGAGAGCTGGTGCGGTTTGCGCTTGGCCAGCTTGGTCAACTGCACCAGCTCCAGCATCTCGCCGACACGGCGATTGATCGCATCGCGGGCCATGCCGTCCTGCTTCAGGCCGAAGGCGATGTTCTGCTCCACCGTCATGTGCGGGAACAGCGCATAGGACTGGAACATCATGTTGATCGGGCGCTGGTACGGCGGCAGCGCGTTGATGCGCTGGCCGTCCAGGTCGATGGTGCCCTGGGTGGGGGTCTCGAAGCCGCCCAGGCAGCGCAGCAGCGTCGATTTGCCGCTGCCCGAGCCACCCAGCAGCGCGAAGATCTCGCCCTTGCGCACGTCCAGGGTGACGTCGTCGAGCGCGACGAAGCCGTCGAACTCCTTGCGCAGCGCGCGGATGGACAGGTAACCCGGTTCCAGGACCGGGAGGACCGCGCCTTCCGGCTTGGCTTCAAATGGCATGGGGGGCGGCTCCAAGAGCGGCGGCAGGACGGGGGGAGCATCCCATTTTACCGGTGGTGGCCGCGTCATGTGCTACCCGGCGGGGCGGCCCGCGTTGCCGGCCCCGGACGCACGCGGCCCCCGAAACGACGACGCCGGCGCGGGGCCGGCGTCGCAGGGGGCACTCAGCGCCCGGTTTTCACCTCGGTCCACAGCCGGGTGTAGAGTTTGTCCACCTCCGGCGTGTTGATCGAGTAGGTGAACATCTTGGCCGCCACATCGGCCGGCGGGTAGATGGTCGGATCGGTGCGGATCGCCTCGTCCACCAGCGGCGTGGCCGTGGTCACCGGGTTGGCGTAATGGATGAAGTTGGTGTTGGCCGCGGCGACCTTGGGCTCGAGCAGGTAGTTGATGAAGGCGTAGGCGGCCTCCGGGTGCTTGGCATCCTTGGGGATGGCCAGCATGTCGAACCACTGCGGGGCGCCTTCGCGCGGGATCGAGTAGGCCACGGTCACGCCGTTGGACGCCTCGGCCGCGCGGTCGCGGGCCTGGATGATGTCACCGGACCAGCCCACCACCAGGCAGGTACCGCCGTTGGCCAGCGAGCCCACGTACTGCGAGGAGTGGAAGTTCTGCACGTACGGGCGGATCGTCTTGAGCAGCGCGGCGGCCTTCTCCAGCGTGGCCGGGTCCTGGCTGTGCGGATCCTCGCCCAGGTAATGCAGCGCGATGGGGATCATGTCCGACGGCGTATCCAGGATCGTGATACCGCAGTCCTTCATCTTGGCGATGTTTTCGGGCTTGAAGATCAGGTCCCAGCTGTTGGCGATCTCGGTGCTGCCGCCGAAGCGCTGCTTGAGCAGTTCCACGTTGTAGCCGATGCCGGTGGTGCCGATCATGTACGGCACGCCGTATTCGTTGCCCGGGTCCTGCTGCGCGATGCGCTTCATCACACTCGGGTCGAGATTGGCCAGGTTCGGGATCTTGCTCTTGTCCAGCGGCAGGAACACGCCGGCCTTGATCTGGCGGCCGAAGAAATTCAGCGTCGGCACGACCACGTCGTAGCCGCTGTTGCCGGCCAGCAGCTTGGTTTCGACCATCTCATCGCTGTCGAACACGTCATAGGTCACCTTGGTGCCGGTGGCCTTCTCGAAGTTCGGGATGGTGTCTTCCGCGATGTAGTCGCTGTAGTTGTAGACGTTCAGCACCTTGGCGTCGTCCTGCTTGTCACCGCCGCCACAGGCGGTCAGCACGGATACGGCAATGCCGAGGGTGAGGATTC contains the following coding sequences:
- a CDS encoding polyamine ABC transporter substrate-binding protein; its protein translation is MKLRILTLGIAVSVLTACGGGDKQDDAKVLNVYNYSDYIAEDTIPNFEKATGTKVTYDVFDSDEMVETKLLAGNSGYDVVVPTLNFFGRQIKAGVFLPLDKSKIPNLANLDPSVMKRIAQQDPGNEYGVPYMIGTTGIGYNVELLKQRFGGSTEIANSWDLIFKPENIAKMKDCGITILDTPSDMIPIALHYLGEDPHSQDPATLEKAAALLKTIRPYVQNFHSSQYVGSLANGGTCLVVGWSGDIIQARDRAAEASNGVTVAYSIPREGAPQWFDMLAIPKDAKHPEAAYAFINYLLEPKVAAANTNFIHYANPVTTATPLVDEAIRTDPTIYPPADVAAKMFTYSINTPEVDKLYTRLWTEVKTGR